The nucleotide window CCAAGGGCTTGCTCAACCCCGCCCATTTGACCCAGTTGATTGCACGCGAACTGGCGGAAGATGAGGACACCCGCAATTTCTTTCAGATGGCCCGGGAAATTCGTTCCCTGCCCGGCGAACCGATGACCATGGACGAAATCCAGCAGATCGTGGAAGAAGTCCGGACCGAACGCGCCGCGCGTGAAGCTGGTCATTGACACCAACACGCTCGTCTCCGGCACGCTTTGGAGCGGGCCACCCTCCCGATTGATTGATGCGGTGGAACAGGGGCGAGCAACCCTGGTGTTGTCGGCGGCGCTGCTTGCCGAGTTTGGCGATGTGGTCGGTCGCGACCGGCTTGGTGGCCGGCTGGCGCTGCACAATGTCACTCCGGCCAAGCTGGTCGCCCGCCTTGCCCGGCAGGCTGAATTGGTTTCCCCTGCACCGATCCCTTTGCCGCCATCCCTGCGCGACCCGAAGGATTTGATCGTGTTGGCAGCGGCGGTGGCGGCGCGAGCAGACGCCATCGTGACTGGCGACGATGACCTGCTCTCGATGAAATCGTTTGCAGGCATCCCGATCATGAAAGCCCGGGAGGCACTGGAAAAACTGGGACTGCCAGCAGAGTGATTCATGCTTTGTGTTTCGCGAGGAGTTCGGTGATGTTCCTCATGATTTCCGCGATCCGCTGCTCTTTCTTCAGAAGTTCGGCAGCGAGTTGGCGGAGAGTCATCATAAAAAAAGGCTAAAGGTTGAATGCTGAATGCTAAAGTGGTTTTTAGATTTCCAATCCATTTTGTTTCAGCCTTTAGCTTTCAGCCTTCAGCCTTTCCAGTTGGTGTCGCGCGCGGATTTCAGGAGCGTCCCGAGGGATTGGGCGGTGGTGGGTTTGGTAACAGGTGTTGACATCAATAATTCCAAAACTTCTAAACGAGTTGAGTTGGGTTAAACCTCTGCGAGGGTTTTCATGTCAGTGAACCAACTGAGAACATGGCCATCTGGGTCAACCTGATCCAAACGACCCTTTGTCATCAACACAGCGGCATGTTCGTTGAGATTACGCTTCACGTTTGAAATCTTCTTCTCTTTCACATCCTCGGCGAGCGCTGCCCATGCCGTGGGACTCCCGGTTGCTGCGTGAACCATCTCTGCGATCTTGGCTGGAACGTCATCGAACTCCGCGAAGTTGGCAACCAAGCCGAGAGCGATGTTACACACACTGGCGTAGGCTTCGTTGATCGCCTCGAAATGCAGGTAGTTCTCCATTTCTTTTTTGCCCGTGATGACTGCCTTGCATCTAGCACGCGCGTTAATCGCGTCCGCTTCCGCCTGATACTTCGCGGCTGTCGGCGGAGGCTCGTCCCTATCGAAAAGATGGAATTCAGGTCTGGACAGAGGCTCAAGGCGCGAGGTCCAAAGTGCCAAGGACGAGCCCCCGAGAGGGAAGAAAATCAGCTCCGAATCAAGCTCCATCTTCTCCAAGTCAAACACGTCACAGCCCGCTTGCCGAAGCACCCTTGCCATGTTCTTGAGGAAAGCAATGTCGTGTCGCCCTTCGACTCCGATGAATAACTTGATGGCGTTATCCGGGAGGACGCCGAGCGATTTGGCGAACAGCGCATTCGTTTCGCCACCGCCTTGAAGAACTTCTCGTGTCTTATCCGGTTTAAGGTGGATGTATCGCAAATATGTGTCCGGTAGCGTTCGGGCGAGCATAGGAGTATGCGTCGTGAGGATGACTTGGCTGTCCGTGGCTAAGTCCAGGAGTGCGCTGACGAGCAGCCGCTGATTGTGCGGGTGTTGACTTGTTTCTGGTTCTTCGATGGCGTAGATCACTGGCGCATCGTTCTTCTCACGCGCCTGTTGCTCCGCTTTTGCGCGGAAGAAATTGAGCAGAACTAGGCGCTTCACACCGCTACCACGCTTGTTAATGGGAATGTCTTCGTCACCAGTGATGCTCACATTGAAAAGCGTCTCCCACTTCTTCAGCGTAATCTGTGGATTCAACTGTTGCGCAAGTGACTCGTCCATCTCCTTTAGCTTTTCGAGCGTCGCCTTCGCAATCCGTCGAACCTCAGTTTCGACATGGCTTGCGATGGCGTTCAGTTCCACTTCTCTTTGCTTGATTGCTTCCTTGACCGCAGTTTTGAGCGGATCTTGCGCTTCTGGATCTTGGTCTGTGCTTGCACGATCCGATTTGAAAAGCGCAAGCAATGGAACGTATGCCTTGATTCTGTCCCACGGCTTGTTTGTTTTGTCTTCATTGAGCGGAACAAACACCGTCTTTAGTTTCAGGTCGCCGACTGATTCACGAATGCGTTGCCTCAACTGTGCATTTACCTTGGGGTCAACGCCGCTCAAATTGACTTTCAATTTCTCAGCCCGCTTCTTCAGCTCTGGGTTTTTTAACTGGACCAGGTCGGCAACGTCGTCAGCGGTGGGGTGAAGGGCGAAAGCCGTAACGCTGGTGCATTTAGGTGTTGCGAGGTGGCCGCTGAAGGTCTTGTGAATTTCAAGTCGACCGTCCGCGTTAAGGAGATATTCGGCCTGGAATGATGTTGGGTTGTCTTCGTCAATGATTACGCTGAGAGGCAGTCCAGTGAACTCGCAAATTATTGTGAGGTCTTTTCCCTCACCGTCTTTGGTCGCGTCATGCTTGTCTGGCGCGCCTTCATTCAAAAAGATGTCGAGCGCGTCCATCACTGAGGACTTACCAACATCGTTCTTGCCGACGAAGGCTGTCATGTCATCGAAATCAAATCTAAATTCCTTCTTATAGCAGCGGAAGTTTCTGATTCGTAGGCGGGCGAGTTTCATGGAGATTTGTCACGCCGAATACAGCAGCTTTTGCAGTTGGTTGACGGCGTTGCTGTGCATCGTAGGAAAATGCTGAAGGCGGAATGCTAAAGGCTGGAATTGTTTCTGAGGGCGCGGTTTCATTTTCTATTAGCGTTTAGTGGGGCAAGGCTACTGACGAGCCGGCTCGCGGGGACGCTCGCCCCACCAACTGCCGGCGTGCTGCGGCTCACAGAGCCGCGCTCCATTCCGGCGTCCGGCCTGTTCTCCGTCCTTTTGGGCGTGATGAAGGTTCTGCAAGTATCGGCTCCAGCGATCATGGGTCACTGTCAGCCAGCCTACTCGTCGTTTGGAAAAAATGAAGGAGTTTATTTCGGCAACGGCAGGTATTTTGCGAAGAATTGATCCATGAAATACTCGCAACGGTGATGGACGATCTCGGCGGCGTCCATCGTGTGCGGCCAGCCTTCCAATCGGTCATAAACCACCGGGATGCCCAATGCCTTCAACCGCGACGCGAGCCGGTCGGATTGTTCGATGGGCACAACATCGTCGATGGTGCCGTGGAGAATGAGCGTGGGCGGATCGTCTTTGGTCAGGTAGTTCATCGGCGAGAGGCGCAGATAAAGGCCGGGCGCTTCGTCGTAGGTTTTGTCGCCGAGAAACTTTTTCACAACTCCGGCTTTACGGGCGAAGTCGGTGGTCAAATCGTACGGGCCGTAAAAGTCCACGACGGCCTGCACGCGGCTGCTGACTTTCGGATTGCCGCCGTTGCCTTCCAGATCGGGAACATCGGAAGAATAACCAACCATCATTGACAAATGTCCACCGGCCGAACCGCCAATCGCGGCGATGTGGTCGGGATCGACGTGAAACTTGGCGGCATTGGCGCGCAGCCAGCGGACGGCGCATTTGGCATCCTCCACGGCGGCGGGAAACGGCGCTTCACCGGAGAAACGATACGAGATGGTCATCGCCACGTAACCTTT belongs to Verrucomicrobiota bacterium and includes:
- a CDS encoding putative toxin-antitoxin system toxin component, PIN family, whose amino-acid sequence is MKLVIDTNTLVSGTLWSGPPSRLIDAVEQGRATLVLSAALLAEFGDVVGRDRLGGRLALHNVTPAKLVARLARQAELVSPAPIPLPPSLRDPKDLIVLAAAVAARADAIVTGDDDLLSMKSFAGIPIMKAREALEKLGLPAE
- a CDS encoding ATP-binding protein, which produces MKLARLRIRNFRCYKKEFRFDFDDMTAFVGKNDVGKSSVMDALDIFLNEGAPDKHDATKDGEGKDLTIICEFTGLPLSVIIDEDNPTSFQAEYLLNADGRLEIHKTFSGHLATPKCTSVTAFALHPTADDVADLVQLKNPELKKRAEKLKVNLSGVDPKVNAQLRQRIRESVGDLKLKTVFVPLNEDKTNKPWDRIKAYVPLLALFKSDRASTDQDPEAQDPLKTAVKEAIKQREVELNAIASHVETEVRRIAKATLEKLKEMDESLAQQLNPQITLKKWETLFNVSITGDEDIPINKRGSGVKRLVLLNFFRAKAEQQAREKNDAPVIYAIEEPETSQHPHNQRLLVSALLDLATDSQVILTTHTPMLARTLPDTYLRYIHLKPDKTREVLQGGGETNALFAKSLGVLPDNAIKLFIGVEGRHDIAFLKNMARVLRQAGCDVFDLEKMELDSELIFFPLGGSSLALWTSRLEPLSRPEFHLFDRDEPPPTAAKYQAEADAINARARCKAVITGKKEMENYLHFEAINEAYASVCNIALGLVANFAEFDDVPAKIAEMVHAATGSPTAWAALAEDVKEKKISNVKRNLNEHAAVLMTKGRLDQVDPDGHVLSWFTDMKTLAEV
- a CDS encoding alpha/beta hydrolase, with the protein product MNSANRALSVFISLSASLLPAFTSIGDENTPPPAPGYKTPSEVMAAIASGDIKLVKAPKEMPPGVIEQKNIEYGKVGERALLLDLYAPEKISKPVPGLIFIHGGGWSGGSRDVYKPYTVEYAQKGYVAMTISYRFSGEAPFPAAVEDAKCAVRWLRANAAKFHVDPDHIAAIGGSAGGHLSMMVGYSSDVPDLEGNGGNPKVSSRVQAVVDFYGPYDLTTDFARKAGVVKKFLGDKTYDEAPGLYLRLSPMNYLTKDDPPTLILHGTIDDVVPIEQSDRLASRLKALGIPVVYDRLEGWPHTMDAAEIVHHRCEYFMDQFFAKYLPLPK